The genomic window CGGAAGACTGGGTGTTCTTGATGCTTCCGAATGCCCTCCGACATTCGGCGTAAGCCCTGAAATGGTCAGAGGCTACATTGCAGGAGGCGACAAAGCTTTAAGAACAGCAGTTGAAGGCGCTGAAGATTCTTTTGATTCAGGTGTTTCAGATTTACTAAATTCTTGTGCAAAATCAAATGATGTTGTTGCAGGAATTTCTGCAAGCGGTAATGCACCTTATGTGCTGGGAGTTTTAAGCAAAGCAAGAGATTTAAACATAAAAACCATTGCAATAGCATGCAATAAAGAAGCAAAAATTAAAAAGCTGTCGGATGTATTTATCTGTCCGGAAGTTGGAGAAGAAGTTATAACCGGTTCAACAAGAATGAAATCCGGCACAGCGCAAAAAATGATATTGAACATGCTTTCTACTGCATCCATGATTAAAATAGGCAAGACTTATGAGAATTTCATGGTGGATGTCCAGCCAACAAACAGTAAATTAAAAGACAGAGCTGCAAGGATTGTTTCTGAGATTGCAGATATAACCTATCAGGAAGCTCAAGATCTTCTTGAAAAATCAAATTATCGGGTAAAACCTGCTATAGTAATGTCATTGCTAAATTTATCGTATAATGAAACTGAAAAAATTCTAAAAAAACATAACGGACGATTAAGAGACACATTAATGGACAAAACAAAATGATTGGACTTTTATTAATTGCATTAGGCGGGGCTTTAGGATCAGTATTAAGATTTGGAGTTATCACGCTGACTTATAAATTTTTTGACATTCATTTCCCCTGGGGAACTATTTTTGCAAACCTTACAGGATGTTTTGTTATAGGAGTTATATGGGCAATTTTAGATACTTTTGACGAGCCTAAAAATCTTAAACTTTTTCTTATCACAGGATTGCTGGGAGGTTTTACAACATTTTCCAGTTTTGCCCTCGAAAATTTCAACATGCTGCGCGCAGGAGAAATTAAATTAGTCGCGGCAAATGTCTTAATCAGCAATATTGCAGGAATTTTCCTTGTGTTTATCGGGTATTACCTTACAAAACAATTCCTTCAGTATTCAAAATAACGAGATAGACTCTTAAAGTTTTTTTAATTTCGCTATGAAAAAACCGTCAATATTATGCCTTGATTGCAGGATTTGAATATAGCCTTCATTGTTGAGTCCTTCGTCTTTCAACCGAATATATTTTGATATATCCTCAAAAGCAAAATCTTTGTTAGTCTTCAAAAATTCTTCAATTAAAAGCAAGTTTTCTTCCTGTTCAATACTGCAAGTGCTATAAACAAGGCTTCCTCCTTCTTTAAGCAGCTCTGAAACATTTTTAAGAATATTAAGCTGAATTTCTGTCAGATTTTTTATGTCTTTTGGCGTTCTTTTCCAGCGAGCATCGGGTCTTTTAACTAAAACACCCGTATTGGAACATGGCGCATCAATTAAAATTTTGTCATATTTGTTTAAATCTGAAAAACTTACAGCATCGGCCAAAACAGTCTTTACGCATTTTATGCCGAGTCTTGTGCTGTTTTCTTCGATTTTTTTCAGTCTTTCTTTGCTTATATCAACGGCAATAATTTCTCCTGAATTATTAATCAAGGCGGCTATATGCGCAGTTTTT from bacterium includes these protein-coding regions:
- the murQ gene encoding N-acetylmuramic acid 6-phosphate etherase, whose product is MQKIINTEKRNPASINIDIVSTKEIINIINKEDFKVAESIKKEHDKIEQAVDMISEAFLQGGNLLYFGAGTSGRLGVLDASECPPTFGVSPEMVRGYIAGGDKALRTAVEGAEDSFDSGVSDLLNSCAKSNDVVAGISASGNAPYVLGVLSKARDLNIKTIAIACNKEAKIKKLSDVFICPEVGEEVITGSTRMKSGTAQKMILNMLSTASMIKIGKTYENFMVDVQPTNSKLKDRAARIVSEIADITYQEAQDLLEKSNYRVKPAIVMSLLNLSYNETEKILKKHNGRLRDTLMDKTK
- the crcB gene encoding fluoride efflux transporter CrcB, giving the protein MIGLLLIALGGALGSVLRFGVITLTYKFFDIHFPWGTIFANLTGCFVIGVIWAILDTFDEPKNLKLFLITGLLGGFTTFSSFALENFNMLRAGEIKLVAANVLISNIAGIFLVFIGYYLTKQFLQYSK